From a region of the Paraburkholderia hospita genome:
- a CDS encoding ankyrin repeat domain-containing protein yields MKILEYTGLDTSRVKASYDKVSAAIARHDFRAAQVKKLANLSHGKFYRAKLDDADRLLFSLVRHGDEVCALMLEVIANHAYDKSRFLRGAAIDESKIPDISADDAIREAQALRYLHPERTGIHLLDKPISFDDTQETIYRQPPPLVVVGSAGSGKTALTLEKLKRAEGEVLYVTHSAFLAQSARDLYYANGFEHGGQDAVFLSYREFVESIRVPAGREASWRDFAGWHSRIRQNFKDVEAHQAFEEIRGVIAAGSGGVLSRDEYQALGVRQSIFPVERRDQLYNLFEKYRAWLAEAKLYDLNLVAHDWQALAAPRYDFVVIDEVQDITTVQLALVLTTLKKPGHFMLCGDSNQIVHPNFFSWSQVKSLFWKDPKLAERQGLRVLKTNFRNGLEATRVANQLLKIKQRRFGSIDRESNFLVQAVGGETGQVTLMPDKDATKRELDQKIRQSTQFAVLVMRDEDKADARKHFATPLLFSIHEAKGLEYENIVLYRFISDHRGEFNDIVEGIAKTDLAVETLDYKRAKDKSDKSLEVYKFFVNALYVALTRAIKNIYMIESDTGHDLFGLLDLSVGQTKIEAKQSTLEDWQKEARKLELQGKQEQAEAIRRTILKQVPVPWPVFDEAKVRELLIKVFREQSPGNKGKQQLFDYATCFDEPQLAKWLAVEAKFEQARTFDQQRAVFARKSYVPFFANHFKDILRQCDQHGVDHRLPMNQTPLMAAAAAGNVALVEALLERGADRDAVDHYGHNALHWALRQAFGDAKFAAGPLAAIYECLAPPCIDVRAGDRLVRIDRHLSEYFLFQTLWVLFKARFSKIRRNADSAFQTQTILDAWQHLPANIVRPERNKRQHLSGVLARNEIDRDYAYNRSLFLRVSTGRYQFNPKLAVRRRQGEEENWIPIYTALNLPLISEFAHNDGWISTWDNIDKLVILAGLPERTTPIAAERFAERQAAKMRELDERRANQLAAKARIRAAGEATQNTAPRWGTTEAKRLEIERVKQEIERRKKG; encoded by the coding sequence ATGAAGATTCTCGAATACACAGGCCTCGACACCTCACGCGTCAAGGCCAGCTATGACAAGGTGTCCGCGGCCATCGCTCGCCACGACTTCCGTGCTGCCCAAGTCAAGAAGCTCGCCAATCTCAGCCACGGCAAGTTCTACCGGGCGAAGCTGGATGACGCCGACCGGCTGTTGTTCTCGCTGGTGCGCCACGGGGATGAAGTCTGCGCACTGATGCTGGAAGTGATCGCCAATCACGCCTACGATAAGTCACGTTTCCTGCGCGGCGCGGCGATTGACGAGAGCAAAATTCCAGACATCAGCGCTGATGACGCCATCAGGGAGGCGCAAGCCCTGCGCTACCTTCATCCCGAGCGTACCGGCATTCACCTGCTCGACAAACCGATCTCGTTTGATGACACGCAGGAGACCATTTACCGACAACCACCTCCCTTGGTTGTGGTCGGCAGCGCTGGCAGCGGCAAGACCGCACTGACGCTTGAAAAGCTCAAGCGTGCCGAAGGTGAGGTCCTCTACGTCACTCACTCCGCCTTCCTGGCGCAGAGTGCCCGCGACCTTTACTACGCCAACGGTTTCGAGCATGGCGGTCAGGATGCTGTATTTCTGTCCTACCGGGAGTTTGTCGAGTCGATCCGCGTTCCGGCAGGACGCGAGGCTAGCTGGCGCGACTTTGCGGGCTGGCACTCCCGTATACGGCAGAACTTCAAGGATGTCGAAGCCCACCAGGCTTTCGAGGAGATTCGCGGCGTGATTGCTGCCGGGTCGGGCGGTGTCCTGTCGCGTGACGAGTATCAAGCACTGGGGGTGCGTCAATCGATCTTTCCCGTAGAACGGCGCGACCAACTCTACAATCTGTTTGAGAAGTATCGCGCCTGGCTGGCCGAGGCAAAGCTCTACGACCTGAATCTTGTCGCCCACGACTGGCAAGCGCTGGCCGCGCCGCGGTACGACTTCGTGGTTATTGACGAGGTGCAGGACATCACCACCGTGCAACTCGCGCTCGTGCTGACAACCCTGAAGAAGCCTGGCCATTTCATGCTCTGCGGGGATTCCAACCAGATTGTCCACCCCAATTTCTTTTCCTGGAGCCAGGTCAAGAGCCTGTTCTGGAAGGACCCGAAACTGGCCGAGCGGCAGGGATTGCGCGTGCTAAAGACCAACTTTCGCAACGGCCTGGAGGCCACTCGCGTCGCCAATCAGTTGCTCAAGATCAAGCAGCGGCGCTTCGGCTCCATCGACCGCGAGAGCAACTTCCTGGTCCAGGCCGTCGGGGGCGAGACCGGCCAAGTTACGCTGATGCCCGACAAGGACGCCACCAAGCGCGAACTGGACCAGAAGATTCGCCAATCCACCCAGTTCGCCGTCCTGGTAATGCGCGACGAGGACAAGGCCGACGCCCGCAAGCACTTTGCCACGCCCCTGTTGTTCTCGATCCACGAAGCCAAGGGTCTCGAATACGAGAACATCGTGCTCTACCGTTTCATCTCGGATCACCGCGGCGAGTTCAACGACATCGTCGAGGGCATCGCCAAGACCGATCTGGCGGTCGAGACACTGGATTACAAACGCGCCAAAGACAAGAGTGACAAGTCGCTCGAAGTCTATAAGTTCTTCGTCAATGCCCTGTATGTAGCGCTGACTCGTGCCATCAAGAACATCTACATGATCGAGTCGGACACAGGGCATGATCTGTTCGGGTTGCTGGATCTGAGCGTGGGCCAGACCAAGATCGAGGCCAAGCAATCCACGCTCGAAGACTGGCAGAAGGAAGCACGCAAACTCGAACTGCAGGGCAAGCAGGAGCAGGCGGAGGCCATCCGCCGCACCATCTTGAAGCAGGTCCCGGTGCCATGGCCGGTGTTCGACGAGGCCAAGGTCAGGGAACTGCTGATCAAGGTCTTCCGCGAGCAGTCTCCGGGCAACAAGGGCAAGCAGCAACTCTTTGACTATGCCACCTGCTTCGATGAACCGCAGCTCGCCAAGTGGCTGGCCGTCGAGGCGAAATTCGAGCAGGCACGAACCTTTGACCAGCAGCGCGCGGTGTTCGCCCGCAAGAGCTACGTCCCTTTCTTCGCCAACCACTTCAAGGACATCCTCAGGCAGTGTGACCAGCATGGCGTCGATCATCGCCTGCCAATGAACCAGACGCCACTGATGGCCGCAGCTGCTGCAGGAAATGTGGCGCTGGTGGAAGCCCTGCTGGAGCGCGGTGCCGACCGCGATGCCGTCGATCACTATGGTCACAATGCACTGCACTGGGCTTTGCGTCAGGCATTTGGCGATGCAAAGTTCGCTGCTGGCCCGCTGGCGGCAATCTATGAATGCTTGGCTCCGCCCTGCATTGATGTCAGAGCAGGTGATCGCTTGGTCCGCATCGACAGGCATCTGTCTGAATACTTTCTGTTCCAGACCCTGTGGGTATTGTTCAAAGCCCGATTCAGCAAGATACGACGCAATGCAGACAGCGCGTTCCAGACCCAAACCATCCTCGATGCCTGGCAACACTTACCCGCTAACATAGTGCGGCCGGAGCGCAATAAGCGCCAGCATCTTTCTGGCGTGCTGGCGAGGAACGAAATCGACAGAGACTATGCCTACAATCGATCTCTGTTTCTGCGCGTATCCACCGGGCGGTACCAGTTCAATCCCAAACTCGCTGTGCGTCGCCGCCAGGGCGAAGAAGAAAACTGGATCCCGATCTACACTGCACTCAACCTCCCGTTGATTAGCGAGTTTGCCCACAACGACGGCTGGATCAGCACTTGGGACAATATTGACAAACTAGTGATCCTTGCCGGACTACCTGAACGAACCACACCCATCGCGGCTGAACGCTTCGCCGAGCGGCAAGCGGCCAAAATGAGGGAGTTGGACGAACGCAGAGCCAATCAACTTGCTGCCAAAGCACGCATTCGTGCAGCCGGCGAAGCCACCCAGAACACGGCACCTCGATGGGGAACAACGGAGGCCAAACGGCTTGAAATCGAACGCGTGAAACAAGAAATCGAAAGACGAAAGAAGGGTTGA
- a CDS encoding winged helix-turn-helix transcriptional regulator encodes MPNRKTYTPTTAAIDVEAAFKLLEGRWKLVILFHLFGGQVRRFSDLERLIPGITQKMLAQQLRRLEEDGIVTRTVYHQVPPKVDYRLTDWGQALCPALDAILKWAERREDFPSAASNVRA; translated from the coding sequence GTGCCCAACCGAAAAACCTACACCCCCACGACCGCCGCGATCGACGTCGAAGCCGCATTCAAGCTGCTGGAAGGACGTTGGAAGCTGGTCATCCTGTTTCACCTTTTCGGTGGTCAGGTGCGACGCTTTTCGGACCTCGAGAGGCTGATCCCCGGCATCACGCAAAAAATGCTTGCGCAGCAGCTACGCCGCCTCGAAGAGGACGGCATTGTGACGCGCACGGTCTATCACCAGGTGCCGCCGAAGGTGGACTACCGCCTGACCGATTGGGGGCAGGCGCTGTGCCCGGCACTGGATGCGATCCTGAAATGGGCGGAGCGCCGTGAGGACTTTCCATCGGCTGCGTCGAACGTGCGTGCCTGA
- a CDS encoding nuclear transport factor 2 family protein, with product MNMTLPPPLDAYLNAETTSDTAPLANCFAADAVVRDEGRTIEGLEAIQAWKKDAKARYQYNVEPLDLSQDGAAVTMRARLTGTFPGSPVELTYTFVLAGGKIASLEIH from the coding sequence ATGAACATGACCCTGCCGCCGCCACTGGATGCCTATCTGAACGCAGAAACCACCAGCGACACCGCTCCTCTCGCGAACTGCTTCGCTGCCGATGCCGTCGTGCGCGACGAGGGCCGCACTATCGAGGGGCTCGAAGCCATCCAGGCCTGGAAGAAAGACGCCAAAGCCAGGTACCAGTACAACGTCGAGCCGTTGGACTTGTCCCAGGATGGCGCCGCCGTGACGATGCGCGCCAGGCTCACCGGCACCTTCCCCGGTAGCCCGGTCGAGCTGACCTACACGTTTGTCCTGGCCGGCGGCAAGATCGCGTCTCTGGAGATTCACTGA
- a CDS encoding SDR family oxidoreductase: MSAASELQGLRALVTGGTKGIGKAVVARLCEAGANVLATARSRSDDLTEERFIGADITTAESCKTIVDAVLDRLGGVDIIVHVAGGSSAPAGGFRALDDDEWNKALSLNLFPAVRIDRALLPSMVEQRSGVIIHVTSIQRQLPLPEATIAYAAAKAALSNYSKALSREVSPKGVRVVRVSPGWVETDAAASLVAEIARQNGIDTEGARKIIMDSLGGIPLGRPCSPREVAELIGFLVSARASAITGTGYVIDGGTVPTA, from the coding sequence ATGAGCGCCGCATCCGAACTTCAGGGCCTTCGGGCGCTCGTCACAGGCGGGACCAAAGGCATCGGTAAAGCCGTTGTCGCACGCCTTTGCGAGGCGGGCGCGAACGTCCTCGCGACGGCACGTTCGCGTTCCGACGACCTTACCGAAGAAAGGTTCATCGGTGCGGACATCACGACGGCCGAGAGCTGTAAAACCATTGTCGACGCCGTGCTCGACCGGCTCGGCGGCGTCGATATAATCGTGCACGTGGCGGGTGGCTCATCTGCGCCGGCGGGTGGCTTCAGGGCGCTCGACGACGACGAATGGAACAAGGCATTGAGCCTGAACCTGTTCCCGGCAGTACGCATCGATCGCGCGCTGTTGCCCTCGATGGTCGAGCAGCGCTCGGGCGTCATCATCCACGTCACGTCGATCCAGCGGCAGTTACCGTTGCCGGAAGCAACGATTGCCTATGCCGCCGCCAAGGCTGCCCTGTCGAACTACAGCAAAGCCCTGTCCAGGGAAGTCAGTCCGAAAGGCGTTCGGGTCGTGCGTGTCTCCCCGGGCTGGGTCGAGACGGATGCAGCCGCGAGTCTCGTTGCTGAGATCGCCCGGCAGAACGGCATCGACACGGAAGGCGCCCGCAAGATCATCATGGATTCGCTCGGGGGCATTCCTCTCGGCCGGCCATGCTCTCCCCGGGAAGTGGCAGAACTCATCGGTTTCCTCGTCTCCGCGCGGGCCAGCGCCATCACCGGCACTGGGTACGTCATCGACGGCGGGACTGTTCCGACTGCGTGA
- a CDS encoding IS630 family transposase, with the protein MSRGRHATPVKLARKERQELQSLIRRTTAAQRDVTRARIALMAHEGYTSAAISQELGVSVQTVSQWRQRIARQGAQGIREAERSGRPPRITQETRLQLIALACEVQEAQGRATPTLDEIVTRAVERGIVEQISRSHVQRILQAGDVRPHRVQQWLHSPDPAFREKVNVICKLYRKAPKNAVVLSIDEKTGIQAIERKHPGRAPAAGRLRRREFEYIRHGTQSLIAALDVHTGRVLGSCRDRRTQGDLVTFMDSVAAAYPGKQVHVIWDNLNTHRAQAVWQAFNARHDGRFHFHFTPLHASWVNQIELWFGLYTRRVLRHASHTSTVHLRERTEQFIRERNQTARPFRWTFRGYPLQTGAS; encoded by the coding sequence ATGAGTCGAGGACGCCATGCAACGCCAGTGAAGCTGGCCAGGAAGGAAAGACAGGAGCTGCAGTCGCTGATCCGACGCACGACGGCTGCACAACGCGATGTGACACGGGCACGCATCGCGTTAATGGCTCACGAGGGCTACACGAGCGCGGCGATCTCACAGGAATTGGGCGTGTCCGTGCAGACCGTCAGCCAGTGGCGCCAGCGCATTGCGCGGCAAGGCGCGCAGGGGATTCGGGAGGCAGAGCGCAGTGGTCGTCCGCCGCGCATCACGCAGGAGACGCGGCTGCAGCTGATCGCACTGGCGTGTGAAGTGCAGGAAGCGCAAGGTCGGGCCACGCCGACGCTCGATGAGATTGTGACGCGTGCAGTCGAGCGAGGGATCGTCGAACAGATCAGTCGCAGCCATGTGCAGCGCATCCTGCAGGCTGGCGACGTTCGCCCGCATCGGGTGCAACAGTGGCTGCATAGTCCGGATCCGGCGTTTCGCGAGAAGGTCAACGTGATCTGCAAGCTGTACCGCAAGGCGCCGAAGAATGCGGTGGTACTGAGTATTGACGAGAAGACCGGCATCCAGGCCATCGAGCGCAAGCATCCAGGGCGCGCCCCGGCAGCCGGACGGTTGCGCCGCCGGGAATTTGAATATATCCGTCACGGTACTCAGTCTCTGATTGCCGCGCTGGATGTTCATACCGGACGGGTACTGGGAAGCTGCCGCGACCGGCGGACCCAGGGCGACCTGGTGACTTTCATGGACAGTGTGGCAGCCGCGTATCCGGGCAAGCAGGTGCATGTGATCTGGGATAATCTGAACACGCATCGCGCCCAAGCCGTATGGCAGGCATTCAATGCGCGGCACGATGGACGGTTTCATTTCCATTTCACCCCTTTGCACGCGAGCTGGGTGAACCAGATCGAACTGTGGTTTGGGCTCTATACGCGCCGTGTGCTGCGTCACGCCAGCCACACCAGCACGGTGCATCTTCGCGAGCGTACAGAGCAGTTCATCCGCGAGCGCAACCAGACGGCACGTCCCTTCAGATGGACTTTCCGCGGCTATCCGTTGCAAACTGGCGCATCCTGA
- a CDS encoding DUF2252 domain-containing protein: MDKAVTRKHPSAAARTETPYLTADERAAKGRALRDTVSRASQAGWKPPEDRRDPVQLLGDSNEGRIMELIPIRFGRMSASPFAFYRGAAALMAADLATTPTSGIRVQACGDAHLMNFGGFATPERNVIFDINDLDETLPAPFEWDLKRLAASVVIAAKHLELPNSDAAGVAMDLVREYRERMHDYAGMRALDVWYDRIDLQKYKDRTGDPAAVEAARKRIADRIEVERRKTVPDHLYPKLVAQEGSAPRIRDELPLIFHPTEQQAPGIESGYAEAIASYRESLPEHVRTLFDRFYFVDLAIKVVGVGSVGTMCAVGLFMAADNDPLFLQVKEARASVLEPYAGKSQHPNHGQRVIAGQRIMQSASDVFLGWTRGKNGRDFYLRQLRDMKMSVVIEDWDTGMLRQYARMCAHALARAHARSGDAAMMAGYMGSGQTFDDAVAEFATEYSSQNRRDYREFVRAIREGRIEATIED, encoded by the coding sequence ATGGACAAAGCTGTTACGCGGAAGCACCCGAGTGCCGCAGCTCGAACAGAAACCCCTTACTTGACCGCTGATGAGCGCGCGGCTAAAGGGCGGGCGCTGCGCGACACGGTGTCGCGCGCGTCGCAGGCGGGATGGAAGCCGCCTGAGGATCGCCGTGACCCGGTCCAACTCCTTGGCGACTCCAATGAAGGCCGCATCATGGAGCTGATCCCGATCCGCTTCGGACGCATGTCTGCGTCGCCATTTGCCTTCTATCGTGGTGCGGCGGCGCTGATGGCTGCCGATCTCGCCACGACGCCCACAAGCGGGATTCGTGTGCAGGCGTGCGGCGATGCACACCTGATGAACTTCGGCGGCTTCGCAACGCCGGAGCGCAACGTAATCTTCGACATCAACGATCTGGACGAGACGCTGCCGGCCCCATTTGAGTGGGACCTCAAGCGGCTCGCGGCGAGTGTGGTGATCGCAGCGAAACATCTGGAGCTTCCCAACAGCGACGCGGCAGGCGTGGCCATGGATCTCGTCCGCGAATACCGCGAGCGGATGCATGATTACGCGGGGATGCGGGCTCTCGATGTCTGGTACGACAGAATCGACCTGCAAAAGTACAAGGATCGCACGGGCGATCCTGCTGCCGTGGAAGCCGCGCGCAAGCGGATAGCGGACCGGATCGAAGTGGAAAGGCGCAAGACGGTGCCTGACCATCTGTATCCGAAGCTGGTCGCGCAGGAAGGTAGCGCGCCCAGGATCAGGGACGAGCTACCGCTGATCTTTCATCCGACGGAACAACAGGCCCCCGGTATCGAATCGGGGTATGCCGAAGCCATCGCCTCGTATCGCGAGAGCTTGCCGGAGCATGTCCGCACGCTGTTTGACAGGTTCTACTTCGTCGATCTGGCGATCAAGGTGGTGGGCGTGGGCAGCGTCGGCACGATGTGCGCTGTGGGTCTGTTCATGGCGGCGGACAACGACCCACTCTTCCTCCAGGTAAAGGAGGCAAGGGCGTCGGTGCTCGAACCCTATGCGGGGAAGAGCCAGCATCCCAATCATGGCCAGCGTGTCATAGCAGGCCAGCGCATCATGCAGTCGGCCAGCGACGTGTTCCTCGGTTGGACCCGTGGAAAGAACGGCCGCGACTTCTATCTTCGTCAGCTGCGCGACATGAAGATGTCCGTCGTGATCGAGGACTGGGATACGGGGATGTTGCGGCAGTATGCGCGGATGTGCGCGCATGCTCTGGCCCGTGCGCATGCGCGCTCCGGTGATGCGGCGATGATGGCCGGGTATATGGGTTCCGGGCAGACCTTCGACGACGCGGTCGCCGAGTTCGCGACTGAGTACAGCTCCCAGAACCGACGTGATTATCGGGAGTTCGTCCGTGCTATCAGAGAGGGCCGGATCGAGGCGACGATAGAGGACTAG